The proteins below are encoded in one region of Desulfatiglans anilini DSM 4660:
- a CDS encoding P-II family nitrogen regulator translates to MKLIKAIIKPFKLDEVKDAILQLGVGGITITEVKGFGRQKGHKEIYRGAEYVVDFLPKTKIEVVVPTDLVPRVIEVIKEKAYTGSIGDGKIFVLPVEKAIRIRTGEEDTDAI, encoded by the coding sequence ATGAAATTGATCAAAGCCATCATCAAACCGTTCAAGCTGGACGAAGTCAAAGACGCGATTCTGCAGCTGGGAGTCGGGGGAATCACCATCACCGAAGTCAAGGGGTTCGGGCGGCAGAAGGGTCACAAGGAGATCTATCGCGGGGCCGAGTATGTCGTCGATTTTCTGCCGAAGACGAAGATCGAGGTCGTCGTCCCGACCGATCTGGTGCCGCGGGTCATCGAGGTCATCAAAGAGAAGGCCTACACCGGCAGCATTGGAGACGGCAAGATCTTTGTCCTCCCGGTCGAAAAGGCCATTCGCATTCGCACGGGGGAGGAGGACACGGATGCCATTTGA
- a CDS encoding P-II family nitrogen regulator — protein MKKIEAIIKPFKLDEVKEGLAGLGVKGLTVTEVKGFGRQRGHKEVYRGAEYQVDFVSKLKIEIVLTADLVPDAVKLIQEKAHTGQIGDGKIFILPVEEVVRIRTGERGQDAI, from the coding sequence ATGAAAAAGATCGAGGCGATCATCAAACCGTTCAAACTGGATGAGGTGAAAGAGGGATTGGCCGGTCTGGGGGTCAAGGGCTTGACCGTCACAGAGGTCAAGGGGTTCGGCAGGCAGCGGGGCCACAAGGAGGTGTACCGGGGCGCGGAATATCAGGTGGACTTTGTCTCCAAACTCAAGATCGAGATCGTCCTCACCGCCGACCTGGTGCCCGATGCGGTGAAGCTGATCCAGGAAAAGGCGCATACCGGTCAGATCGGCGACGGGAAGATCTTCATCCTCCCCGTCGAGGAGGTGGTCCGGATAAGGACCGGGGAGCGGGGACAGGACGCCATCTAG
- a CDS encoding DegT/DnrJ/EryC1/StrS family aminotransferase: MPGFEVLGEEERKEVLDVLSRKVLFRYEFDKERQGIYKVAEFEKAFADYCGAGWALAVSSGTAALRVALAALGIGPGDEVITQGFTFVATWEAILDIGAVPVFAEIDDTFCLDPGDVARRITPRTRAIVPVHMCGGQARIEEIIAEACRFDLPVIEDTAQSCGGRIRGKHVGTYGRMGTFSFDSVKTMTTGEGGMVLFQDEEAYIRASEYHDHGHDHDPAVGRGLEKRNFIGFNFRMMELQGALGLAQLRKLDRAILAPQRENKRRIQVALSEIPQVQLRSSPDPDGDIGSFLMFSLPTAGQARSFAQVMKEAGCPPVYWYDNTWHYYGHWEHLLGGKTPFRSGYPFRTPEGATRCTYDPDALPRTAERLSRCLTIPIQIRMDDQIPKIIAAIEKAARVL, translated from the coding sequence ATGCCGGGTTTTGAAGTGCTGGGGGAAGAAGAGCGGAAAGAGGTCCTGGATGTCTTGTCGCGCAAGGTCCTGTTCCGCTACGAGTTCGACAAGGAGCGGCAGGGGATCTACAAGGTGGCGGAGTTCGAGAAGGCCTTCGCGGACTATTGCGGCGCCGGATGGGCCCTGGCGGTCTCCTCCGGGACGGCGGCGCTGCGGGTGGCCCTGGCGGCCCTCGGGATCGGGCCGGGGGACGAGGTGATCACCCAGGGATTCACCTTCGTGGCGACCTGGGAGGCGATCCTGGACATCGGGGCGGTCCCGGTGTTTGCCGAGATCGACGACACCTTCTGCCTCGATCCTGGGGATGTGGCGCGCAGGATCACCCCGCGGACCAGGGCGATCGTCCCGGTGCACATGTGCGGAGGCCAGGCGCGGATCGAGGAGATCATCGCGGAGGCATGCCGCTTCGATCTGCCCGTGATCGAAGACACCGCGCAGTCCTGCGGCGGGCGGATCCGGGGAAAACACGTGGGGACTTACGGCCGCATGGGGACGTTTTCCTTCGATTCGGTCAAGACCATGACGACCGGGGAAGGCGGCATGGTGCTTTTCCAGGACGAGGAGGCCTACATCCGGGCGAGTGAATACCACGACCACGGGCATGATCACGATCCCGCCGTGGGCCGTGGACTCGAGAAACGGAATTTCATCGGGTTCAATTTCCGCATGATGGAACTGCAGGGGGCGCTCGGCCTGGCGCAGCTTCGGAAGCTCGACCGCGCGATCCTGGCCCCTCAGCGCGAGAACAAGCGGCGCATCCAGGTGGCCCTGTCCGAGATCCCGCAGGTGCAGCTGCGCTCATCCCCCGACCCCGATGGGGATATCGGTTCCTTCCTGATGTTTTCGCTTCCGACGGCCGGGCAGGCCCGATCCTTTGCCCAAGTGATGAAGGAGGCCGGGTGTCCGCCCGTCTACTGGTACGACAACACCTGGCATTATTACGGACACTGGGAGCATCTCCTGGGGGGAAAAACGCCCTTCCGGTCGGGGTATCCCTTCAGGACGCCCGAGGGCGCGACGCGCTGCACCTATGACCCCGATGCCCTGCCGCGCACCGCGGAGCGGCTTTCGCGCTGCCTGACCATCCCGATTCAGATCCGGATGGACGACCAGATCCCGAAGATCATCGCGGCTATTGAGAAGGCCGCCAGGGTTCTTTAG
- a CDS encoding ammonium transporter encodes MNVGDTVFVLMSAALVMLMTPGLALFYGGMVRSKNILGTLMQSFIILGVVTLEWVLWGYTMAFGPDHAGLIGGLDWFGLKGVGMEPSADYGTTVPHLAFMIFQCMFAIITPALITGAFAERMKFSAFLLFILIWATVVYNPLAHWVWGVGGWMGRMGALDFAGGTVVHISSGVSALAAAIILGRRLGWGETAYIPHNVPMTITGAALLWFGWFGFNAGSALSGNGLAASAFVVTHVASAVAALSWTFMEWVHRGKPTTLGAASGAVAGLVAITPASGFVGPLSAIIIGGLGGVICYGGILLKSRLGYDDSLDVVGIHGLGGTWGALATGLFASTAVNPAGRDGLFFGNPGQLWIQFLSVAATVVYAFVLTWVILKVIDLLMGLRVSAEEEVRGMDVSLHNETGYNL; translated from the coding sequence ATGAACGTGGGAGATACGGTGTTTGTTTTGATGTCTGCGGCCCTGGTGATGCTGATGACGCCCGGGCTGGCGCTGTTTTACGGCGGCATGGTGCGCAGCAAGAACATCTTGGGGACCCTGATGCAGAGCTTCATCATCCTGGGGGTGGTGACGCTCGAGTGGGTGCTTTGGGGTTACACCATGGCCTTCGGCCCCGACCATGCCGGGCTTATCGGCGGCCTGGACTGGTTCGGTCTGAAAGGCGTGGGCATGGAGCCGAGCGCGGACTACGGGACCACGGTCCCGCATCTGGCCTTCATGATTTTTCAATGCATGTTCGCCATTATCACGCCGGCGCTGATCACGGGCGCCTTCGCGGAGCGCATGAAATTCAGCGCCTTTCTGCTCTTCATCCTCATCTGGGCGACGGTGGTCTACAACCCGTTGGCACACTGGGTCTGGGGCGTGGGAGGATGGATGGGCAGGATGGGGGCGCTCGATTTTGCCGGGGGGACGGTCGTGCACATCAGCAGCGGCGTGTCGGCGCTCGCTGCGGCGATCATCCTGGGGCGCCGCCTCGGCTGGGGGGAGACAGCCTACATCCCTCACAACGTCCCGATGACCATCACGGGGGCTGCGCTGCTCTGGTTCGGGTGGTTCGGTTTCAATGCCGGGAGCGCCCTCAGCGGCAACGGCCTGGCGGCGAGCGCCTTTGTTGTCACGCATGTCGCTTCAGCGGTCGCGGCCCTCAGCTGGACCTTCATGGAGTGGGTGCATCGCGGCAAGCCGACGACGCTGGGCGCTGCGAGCGGGGCGGTGGCGGGGCTGGTCGCGATTACGCCTGCCTCGGGTTTCGTGGGGCCTCTTTCCGCCATCATCATCGGGGGGTTGGGCGGCGTCATCTGCTACGGGGGGATCCTGCTCAAATCCCGGCTTGGTTATGATGATTCCCTGGACGTGGTGGGCATCCACGGGCTCGGAGGGACCTGGGGGGCCTTGGCTACAGGGCTCTTCGCAAGCACGGCCGTCAATCCGGCCGGGAGGGACGGGCTTTTCTTCGGCAACCCGGGCCAATTGTGGATCCAATTTCTCTCGGTGGCCGCCACCGTCGTCTATGCCTTCGTGCTGACGTGGGTCATCCTCAAGGTCATCGATCTGCTGATGGGTCTGCGGGTCAGCGCCGAAGAAGAGGTGCGCGGGATGGACGTCAGCCTCCACAACGAGACGGGGTATAACCTATAA
- the glnD gene encoding [protein-PII] uridylyltransferase, translating to MTSKDLSTQTGIVSRFVSDRTDLVRKFIPLKSGFRFCQAYTELVDRFTRRLFFEAGLKKRAREPRNKPFIILALGSYGRRELCFGSDIDFMVIHEGREDPELNEIIPRALYPLWDAHLEVGHATLTIPACIRLAMEDFTVLTALLDARPILGSRPFYDLFEHAFLSRLFREREKILKHFMAARRKQEEQFRTEAFFVEPDIKEGPGGLRDLHFMNWMARIYFSCVRFSQIRRFAVFSHFDLYTLAHSKSFLLKVRNQLHFLAQRKEDRLLLAYQKDLADRLGYTDDPHLSAPLKFMKDLYRHLNRIRYGYEAFQVKALDIIHPSPAEENPSIGPFFQVTKGNLVLRQDVSLKTDPSLILKALEQANEQGLFWGSGLIWEARRMIARSKRRLLGLQDARPALLRVLSRPRNPKIIRLALEIGLLELFIPEFKRIRNLPELGFYHVDTVDIHSLRTAEVLEQMSEGAYDERWPIFRAVFENLPHPERLFLSGVLHDVGKGYPDDHSVKGAALVRPILRRFGIDRASAEAVAALVRHHLLLARVSQRRDLSDEKTSVQTAQTVQSTELLDMLFLLTAADSFATGPMARTEWKLHLITELYAKTRRILEKDTLATPHATRRFTEQKKQVLKSLKGRFPARDVRRLLEQISSRYFIGTPIEDVVAQVALALDLGEAPFAWSVRKRADAPVTRILQCIRDRRGLFSDMAGVFTLNNIGVLSAQIFTLKNGLAFDIYEVTNPLDPLREDETWGRVREQITQVLRGEFSLDERIAKKEEGQLSQTVSWITWPRSVQIDNEASDFFTIVEVAADARMGLLYRLAKVLTAHGLDIRFATVNRDQEKLLGVFYVQTPEGEKLFDPLPIEEIRRAIREVTQ from the coding sequence ATGACCTCCAAAGATTTAAGCACCCAAACCGGCATCGTTTCGCGGTTCGTCTCCGACCGGACGGATCTGGTCCGTAAATTCATTCCATTGAAGAGCGGATTCCGTTTCTGCCAGGCCTACACGGAGCTCGTGGATCGGTTCACCCGCCGCCTCTTCTTCGAGGCCGGCCTGAAGAAGCGCGCGCGCGAACCGCGGAACAAGCCCTTCATCATCCTCGCCCTCGGCAGCTATGGCCGGAGGGAACTCTGTTTCGGCTCGGACATCGACTTCATGGTCATCCACGAGGGCCGTGAAGACCCTGAACTGAACGAGATCATACCCCGCGCCCTTTACCCGCTCTGGGACGCCCACCTCGAGGTGGGGCACGCGACGTTGACGATCCCCGCCTGCATCCGCCTGGCCATGGAGGATTTCACGGTCCTTACGGCCCTTTTGGACGCCCGGCCGATCCTCGGGTCGCGCCCCTTTTACGATCTTTTCGAGCATGCGTTCCTCTCACGTCTCTTTCGTGAACGCGAAAAGATCCTCAAGCACTTCATGGCCGCACGCCGAAAACAGGAGGAGCAGTTTCGCACCGAGGCCTTTTTCGTCGAGCCGGACATCAAGGAAGGCCCGGGGGGGCTCAGGGACCTGCATTTCATGAACTGGATGGCAAGGATCTATTTTTCCTGCGTCCGGTTCAGCCAGATCCGTCGCTTTGCCGTCTTCTCGCACTTCGATCTCTATACACTCGCCCACTCGAAGAGCTTTCTTCTCAAGGTCCGCAACCAGCTGCACTTCCTCGCGCAACGCAAGGAGGACCGCCTCCTGCTCGCCTATCAGAAGGATCTGGCCGACCGCCTGGGCTACACGGACGATCCGCACCTGAGCGCACCGCTCAAGTTCATGAAGGACCTCTATCGGCACCTGAACCGCATCCGATACGGATACGAAGCCTTCCAGGTCAAGGCCCTCGACATCATCCACCCATCCCCGGCCGAGGAGAACCCATCCATCGGCCCGTTTTTCCAGGTGACCAAGGGGAATCTCGTCCTCCGCCAGGACGTGTCGCTCAAGACCGACCCCAGTCTCATCCTGAAGGCCCTCGAACAAGCGAACGAACAGGGCCTCTTCTGGGGGTCCGGCCTGATCTGGGAGGCTCGGCGGATGATCGCCCGATCGAAGCGCCGTCTCCTGGGCCTCCAGGACGCCCGCCCGGCGCTCCTGCGCGTCCTCAGCCGCCCGCGCAACCCGAAAATCATCCGTCTCGCGCTCGAAATCGGGCTCCTGGAGCTGTTCATCCCCGAGTTCAAGCGGATCCGCAACCTGCCCGAACTCGGCTTCTACCACGTCGACACGGTGGATATCCATTCGCTCCGCACGGCGGAGGTGCTGGAACAGATGTCCGAAGGGGCATACGACGAACGGTGGCCCATCTTCCGTGCGGTCTTCGAGAACCTCCCCCATCCGGAACGTCTGTTTCTGTCCGGGGTGCTTCACGATGTCGGGAAAGGGTATCCGGACGATCACAGCGTGAAAGGGGCGGCGCTGGTTCGGCCGATCCTCCGGCGCTTCGGCATCGATCGCGCGTCTGCAGAGGCCGTCGCCGCCCTGGTCAGGCACCACCTCCTGCTTGCCCGCGTCTCGCAGCGCCGCGATCTGAGCGACGAGAAGACCTCCGTTCAGACGGCACAGACCGTGCAGTCCACCGAACTCCTCGACATGCTCTTCCTCCTCACCGCGGCGGACAGCTTCGCCACGGGCCCGATGGCGCGCACGGAGTGGAAGCTCCACCTCATCACGGAGCTCTATGCGAAGACTCGGCGGATCCTCGAGAAGGACACCCTCGCAACCCCCCACGCCACCCGCCGATTCACCGAACAGAAAAAACAGGTCCTCAAATCCCTCAAAGGGCGCTTCCCGGCCCGGGACGTGAGAAGGCTCCTCGAACAGATCTCCTCGCGCTATTTCATCGGCACGCCCATCGAGGACGTGGTGGCGCAAGTGGCCCTCGCCCTCGATCTCGGTGAAGCCCCCTTCGCCTGGTCCGTGCGCAAGAGAGCGGATGCGCCGGTGACACGCATCCTCCAGTGCATCCGGGATCGGAGGGGGCTTTTCAGCGACATGGCCGGGGTTTTCACGCTCAACAATATCGGGGTCCTTTCGGCCCAGATCTTCACCCTCAAGAACGGACTGGCCTTCGACATTTACGAGGTGACCAATCCCCTCGATCCCCTGCGGGAGGACGAGACCTGGGGGCGTGTCAGGGAGCAGATCACACAGGTGCTGCGAGGCGAGTTCTCACTGGATGAGCGGATTGCGAAGAAAGAGGAAGGGCAGCTTTCCCAGACCGTCTCATGGATCACCTGGCCCAGGTCGGTCCAAATCGACAACGAGGCCTCCGATTTTTTCACGATCGTGGAGGTCGCAGCGGACGCCCGGATGGGGCTTCTGTACCGCCTCGCCAAGGTCCTGACGGCGCACGGGCTCGACATCCGCTTCGCCACCGTCAACCGGGACCAGGAAAAGCTGCTGGGCGTGTTCTATGTGCAGACCCCGGAGGGAGAAAAACTCTTCGACCCCCTGCCGATCGAAGAGATCCGCAGGGCGATCCGGGAGGTCACCCAGTAA
- a CDS encoding sensor histidine kinase has translation MPPDADTIQPPTGSEGSEEKVQHCQHHHAETGQRELILSLAIERLDVPLLVIDAEHLITHCSKAYERLAGIPAEGMIGTKGQWRTFFLEPGPVLLDLVVDRAPEAEIMARFGPGCRKSPLAEDAWEAERFLPAPDGGGKWFLFTAVPLKDENGRVTGAVETFREVTKGHRMQDALRRTSVRLQTLVDFIPYPIGVFTMDGHPTYLNPYFTKVFGWTLEDFQAGRVPFVPFDQVQSTLEELKRLRQDKILVHHESKRLTRDGRLLDVSIRAAVYAESLDDLAGVIAIYRDITKDKRMARIQEAMLQISLALPKYPELHELLHFINTEVKDLVESEGCVVILPDEEKQELYITGAAYDQDEAIRRAAEVRFRYDQLMAGEVIRTGKPMIVSDTSRNRELHEERDRKLGYSTRNLALVPLVGRNRIKGAICAINKRDGDFKPSDIELLEMVAGTVAVVIAYAQVSEKLKSAYNELLSMNKAKDKMINHLSHELRTPLAVLMSTMTIVSRKLKHLPEAEWAPTLERARRNLNRLVEIQRQAEDILMGGSLQTQDVMMLLLEECTDELEALTAEELGEGVAVQKIRRRIDDLFGPKTSESEKILLDGFVGERISFLKPLFAHRHVDVSLAAEPGPAVWIPRDVLEKLVDGLVRNAVENTPDEGRIDVLVHPRGSGMELVVHDYGVGIPEEAKKRIFEGFFTTGDTLSYSSKRPYDFNAGGKGADLLRMKMFSQRYGFEIRMTSTRCRHLLDGASVCPGGISLCPFCAGPEDCYGSGETTFSLYFPSKGDEQDIRNL, from the coding sequence ATGCCCCCAGATGCAGACACTATCCAACCGCCCACGGGATCCGAGGGATCCGAAGAGAAGGTACAGCACTGTCAGCATCACCATGCCGAGACCGGACAGCGTGAGCTTATCCTTTCTCTTGCGATAGAACGTCTTGACGTGCCGCTTCTAGTGATCGACGCCGAGCATCTTATCACCCACTGCAGCAAGGCGTATGAAAGGCTTGCCGGAATTCCGGCTGAAGGCATGATCGGGACGAAGGGCCAATGGCGGACCTTTTTCCTGGAGCCCGGGCCGGTGCTGCTGGACCTCGTTGTCGACCGGGCACCGGAGGCGGAGATCATGGCGCGCTTCGGCCCGGGGTGCCGCAAGTCGCCCTTGGCGGAGGATGCCTGGGAGGCGGAGCGTTTTTTGCCGGCCCCCGACGGGGGCGGCAAATGGTTCCTGTTTACGGCGGTGCCCCTGAAGGATGAAAACGGCCGGGTCACCGGGGCCGTGGAGACCTTCAGGGAGGTGACCAAAGGCCACCGGATGCAGGACGCCCTGCGCCGGACCTCGGTCCGCCTCCAGACGCTGGTCGATTTCATCCCCTACCCGATCGGCGTGTTCACCATGGACGGGCACCCGACCTATCTCAACCCCTATTTCACGAAGGTCTTCGGGTGGACCCTCGAAGACTTCCAGGCGGGGAGGGTCCCCTTCGTCCCGTTCGATCAGGTCCAGAGCACCCTGGAAGAGTTGAAGCGCCTTCGCCAGGACAAGATCCTGGTGCACCACGAATCCAAGCGGTTGACTAGGGACGGGCGCCTGCTGGACGTCTCCATCCGCGCGGCGGTCTATGCCGAAAGCCTGGATGATCTGGCCGGCGTCATCGCCATCTACCGTGACATCACCAAGGACAAGCGCATGGCCCGGATCCAGGAGGCCATGCTCCAGATCAGCCTCGCCCTTCCGAAGTATCCGGAGCTCCACGAGCTGCTCCATTTCATCAACACGGAGGTGAAGGACCTCGTCGAATCGGAGGGGTGCGTGGTGATTCTTCCGGACGAGGAAAAGCAAGAGCTCTACATCACGGGGGCGGCCTACGATCAGGACGAGGCCATCCGGCGGGCCGCGGAGGTCAGGTTCCGCTACGACCAGCTCATGGCCGGGGAGGTCATCCGGACCGGCAAGCCGATGATCGTTTCGGATACTTCCCGGAACCGGGAACTCCATGAGGAGCGGGATCGCAAGCTGGGGTACAGCACCCGGAATCTGGCGCTCGTGCCCCTGGTGGGGAGAAACCGGATCAAGGGCGCCATCTGCGCCATCAACAAGCGGGACGGGGATTTCAAGCCGTCGGACATCGAACTGCTGGAGATGGTGGCCGGGACCGTCGCCGTGGTCATCGCCTACGCCCAGGTCTCTGAAAAGCTCAAGTCGGCCTACAATGAGCTCTTGAGCATGAACAAGGCGAAGGACAAGATGATCAACCACCTCTCGCACGAACTGAGGACGCCGCTTGCGGTTCTCATGTCCACGATGACGATCGTCTCCCGGAAGCTGAAGCACCTGCCCGAGGCGGAGTGGGCGCCGACCCTGGAAAGGGCCCGCAGGAACCTCAACCGCCTGGTGGAGATCCAGCGCCAGGCGGAGGATATTCTGATGGGCGGTTCACTCCAGACCCAGGATGTCATGATGCTCCTGCTCGAAGAGTGCACCGACGAACTCGAGGCCCTGACGGCGGAGGAACTGGGGGAGGGGGTGGCCGTCCAGAAGATCCGAAGGCGCATTGACGATCTTTTCGGCCCGAAAACGAGCGAGTCCGAGAAGATCCTGCTGGATGGGTTCGTCGGGGAGCGGATCTCGTTTCTGAAGCCCCTGTTCGCCCACCGGCATGTCGACGTGAGCTTGGCGGCCGAGCCGGGGCCGGCCGTTTGGATCCCCCGGGATGTGCTCGAGAAGCTGGTCGACGGGCTTGTCCGCAACGCCGTGGAGAACACCCCCGACGAAGGGCGGATCGACGTCCTCGTCCACCCGCGGGGAAGCGGAATGGAGCTGGTCGTCCACGACTATGGGGTCGGAATCCCGGAGGAGGCGAAGAAACGCATATTCGAAGGGTTTTTTACGACAGGCGACACCCTTTCCTACTCCTCCAAGAGACCCTACGACTTCAACGCGGGCGGCAAGGGGGCGGATCTCCTCAGGATGAAGATGTTCTCCCAACGCTATGGGTTCGAGATCCGGATGACGTCGACCCGGTGCCGTCATCTTCTCGACGGCGCCAGCGTCTGTCCGGGAGGGATATCCCTCTGTCCGTTCTGCGCCGGCCCTGAAGACTGTTACGGGTCCGGGGAGACCACCTTTTCCCTGTATTTCCCTTCCAAGGGTGACGAACAGGACATCCGGAACCTGTGA
- a CDS encoding iron-containing alcohol dehydrogenase: MKRLITIEGVKKTLFGSGAVGSLPAELEALGAARAMLVMDRALSEMELGRRVQEILAQGPVEALPFFRVSPEPAPELADEGAELARQEQVDCVIGVGGGSTLDVAKAIGVLAKNEGKALDYVGLNLVKAPGLPTVMVPTTAGTGSETTFTAVFTMRGTKTKGGINSPFLYPVLAILDPELTLGLPPYPTAYTGMDALTHAIESYTSLQSHFVTDALSLEAVKMIAGSLRGAVFQGGNLHYRIRMLQASYLAGLGLAMSGVGAVHALAYPLGAFFDIPHGIANALMLPYVLDFNFPGSTEKFAAVAVAMGAPAKGRSERALAAEAAERVWELSQDIGAPLRLRDLGVPEDAIPRMAEAAMNVTRPILNNPRPMSAAAAEKIYRRAFEGR; this comes from the coding sequence ATGAAACGTTTGATTACCATCGAAGGGGTCAAAAAGACCCTGTTCGGCAGCGGGGCGGTAGGCAGCCTGCCGGCCGAACTGGAGGCATTGGGGGCCGCCCGCGCCATGCTGGTCATGGACCGGGCCCTCTCCGAAATGGAGCTCGGCAGACGTGTGCAGGAGATCCTGGCGCAAGGGCCGGTCGAGGCGTTGCCCTTCTTCCGGGTCAGCCCGGAGCCCGCCCCCGAACTGGCGGACGAGGGCGCGGAACTGGCCCGGCAGGAACAGGTGGATTGCGTCATCGGCGTGGGCGGCGGGAGCACGCTCGATGTGGCCAAGGCCATCGGGGTCCTGGCGAAGAACGAGGGGAAGGCCCTCGACTACGTGGGGCTCAACCTGGTGAAGGCCCCCGGCCTGCCGACCGTCATGGTTCCGACAACGGCCGGGACCGGCAGCGAGACGACGTTCACGGCGGTTTTCACCATGCGCGGGACCAAGACCAAAGGGGGGATCAACAGCCCCTTCCTGTATCCCGTTCTGGCGATCCTCGATCCGGAATTGACCCTCGGGCTTCCGCCCTATCCGACCGCCTACACGGGGATGGACGCCCTGACCCATGCGATCGAATCCTACACGTCGCTCCAGTCGCATTTCGTCACGGATGCCCTCTCCCTCGAGGCGGTCAAGATGATCGCCGGGAGCCTGCGGGGGGCCGTCTTTCAGGGGGGCAATCTTCATTATCGCATCCGGATGCTGCAGGCGAGCTATCTGGCGGGTCTCGGGTTGGCGATGAGCGGCGTGGGGGCGGTGCACGCATTGGCCTATCCGCTCGGGGCCTTTTTCGATATCCCGCACGGGATCGCCAACGCGCTGATGCTTCCTTATGTGCTCGATTTCAACTTCCCCGGCAGCACGGAAAAGTTCGCCGCGGTGGCCGTCGCCATGGGGGCCCCGGCCAAGGGCAGGAGCGAAAGGGCCCTCGCCGCCGAGGCCGCCGAACGGGTGTGGGAGCTTTCCCAGGACATCGGCGCGCCGCTCAGGCTGCGGGACCTGGGGGTCCCGGAGGACGCCATTCCCCGGATGGCCGAGGCGGCTATGAACGTTACGCGGCCCATCCTGAACAACCCCCGGCCGATGAGTGCCGCCGCGGCTGAAAAGATCTACCGGCGCGCGTTTGAAGGCCGTTAG